The Planococcus halocryophilus nucleotide sequence CCATGCAATCTGGCACGAAGAAGAAGGTGTTGAAGAGAAAAACTTCCGCAAATACCTTCCAGAAAGTGAAAAAATGCAGAATTGGATCGATAAATCGAAAAATCCAGCGGTCAACATTCTTCATACACATACCGTTGCCCGTGGAAATGAGTCGTTGTGGGGATCACTAATATATAAACAAAGTGCAACGTCAAAAGGTTCTCGTGAAGTCTTTCACTTCTATTTGTCTAAAGAAGTTTTTGTCACTAGTAAAATTGACTTTGAACAAGAATCAGATTTAGATAAAGGTGAAATTTTAAAACAAATGGAAAGTGCAGCATCTTCAGTAGAAATCATGATGATTATTCTTGGTGAAATGGTTGCATCCATTTTGCATAAAATAGATCGGTTTGAAGAACGTCTTCATGACTTGTTATGGGCGATTAAAGAACAGAACAATAAAAAGACATTGGGAGAAATCGAAAATATTCGTCATGAAATTTTATTGTGGAAGCATCTAATTATGGGG carries:
- a CDS encoding magnesium transporter CorA family protein; its protein translation is MPRYAFNHAIWHEEEGVEEKNFRKYLPESEKMQNWIDKSKNPAVNILHTHTVARGNESLWGSLIYKQSATSKGSREVFHFYLSKEVFVTSKIDFEQESDLDKGEILKQMESAASSVEIMMIILGEMVASILHKIDRFEERLHDLLWAIKEQNNKKTLGEIENIRHEILLWKHLIMGFQEIKMAIEETFGKDVTEQIEYRRTATRIERCVMLVNSYEDEVNNMVDIENVVANYRGNEIMKTLTVLTTLFTPVMAWGALWGMNFENMPELKWKFGYLGSVLIILGSTFILYLYLKQKGWMGDILQSIGKNASRKK